A section of the Oryza sativa Japonica Group chromosome 1, ASM3414082v1 genome encodes:
- the LOC4324172 gene encoding uncharacterized protein isoform X2, with protein sequence MKYVLVTGGVVSGLGKGVTASSIGVVLKACGLRVTTIKIDPYLNTDAGTMSPFEHGEVFVLDDGGEVDLDLGNYERFLDIKLTRDNNITTGKIYQSVINKERRGDYLGKTIQVVPHITDEIQDWIERVAMNPVDGKEGPPDVCVIELGGTIGDIESMPFIEALGQFSYRVGPGNFCLVHVSLVPVLNVVGEQKTKPTQHSVRGLRGLGLAPDILACRSTEPLEENVKAKLSQFCHVPVSSIINLHDVTNIWHIPLLLRDQRAHEAILKVLDLQFVGKVPREPKLVEWTERASKFDKLKATVKIAMVGKYTGLSDSYLSVLKALLHASVAMGRKLVVEWVPSCDLEDSAAKETPEAHKKAWKLLKGAEGILVPGGFGDRGVQGKILAAKYARENNVPYLGICLGMQIAVIDFACSIMKLPGANSTEFDPDTMSPCVIFMPEGSKTHMGATMRLGSRRTYFHATACKSAKLYGNARFVDERHRHRYEVNPEMVPEFEKAGLSFVGKDESGRRMEIIELPSHKFFIGVQFHPEFKSRPGKPSPLFLGLIAAASGQLETLLQPSSNIVNPNPMPRFPIPKKTIYHAKKPLDSLVNGYFANGNVIHT encoded by the exons ATGAAGTACGTGCTGGTGACAGGAGGGGTGGTGAGCGGCCTCGGCAAGGGCGTGACCGCGAGCAGCATCGGCGTCGTGCTCAAGGCCTGCGGGCTCCGCGTCACCACCATCAAGATTG ACCCATACCTCAACACTGATGCTGGAACCATGTCTCCGTTCGAGCATGGTGAGGTCTTCGTTTTGGACGATGGTGGAGAG GTGGACTTGGACCTTGGAAATTACGAACGTTTTCTGGACATCAAATTGACCCGTGATAACAACATAACCACGGGAAAAATATATCAG TCAGTCATTAACAAAGAAAGGAGAGGAGACTACTTGGGGAAAACCATTCAG GTTGTGCCACATATTACAGATGAAATTCAAGATTGGATTGAACGTGTAGCGATGAATCCGGTCGATGGTAAAGAAGGACCTCCTGATGTTTGTGTCATAGAACTTGGTGGCACCATAg GGGATATTGAATCAATGCCCTTTATTGAAGCATTAGGTCAATTTTCCTACCGTGTTG GACCTGGAAACTTCTGTCTGGTCCATGTCAGTCTTGTTCCAGTTTTAAATGTAGTTGGTGAACAG AAAACTAAACCTACCCAGCATAGTGTTCGTGGGCTAAGAGGCCTTGGATTGGCACCTGACATTTTAGCATGTCGCAGTACCGAG CCACTGGAAGAAAACGTGAAAGCAAAGCTCTCACAATTTTGTCACGTTCCA GTCTCAAGTATTATTAATCTCCATGACGTTACAAACATTTGGCACATCCCCTTGTTGCTAAGG GACCAAAGGGCCCATGAAGCTATTCTGAAAGTTCTAGACCTTCAATT TGTCGGTAAAGTACCACGAGAACCCAAGTTGGTTGAATGGACCGAAAGAGCCAGCAAGTTTGACAAGTTGAAGGCTacg GTTAAGATTGCGATGGTTGGAAAATATACTGGGCTGTCCGATTCCTACCTGTCTGTTCTAAAG GCACTTTTGCATGCATCGGTTGCTATGGGAAGAAAGCTTGTAGTGGAGTGGGTTCCTTCCTGTGATCTTGAAGATTCTGCAGCCAAAGAG ACCCCTGAAGCCCATAAAAAAGCATGGAAGCTACTCAAG GGTGCAGAGGGTATACTTGTCCCTGGAGGCTTTGGAGATAGAGGTGTTCAGGGAAAAATTCTTGCTGCAAAATATGCACGAGAAAATAATGTTCCTTATCTCGGCATTTGCTTGGGTATGCAAATTGCAGTGATTGATTTTGCCTGTTCTATCATGAAATTACCGGGTGCAAATAGCACAGAGTTTGACCCAGATACAATGTCACCCTGCGTCATTTTCATGCCAGAG GGTTCCAAAACCCATATGGGGGCAACTATGCGGCTTGGATCAAGGAGAACATATTTCCATGCCACTGCATGCAAATCTGCAAAGCT GTATGGTAATGCTAGATTCGTAGACGAAAGACATCGACACAGATATGAG GTAAATCCTGAAATGGTACCAGAGTTTGAGAAGGCCGGACTTTCATTTGTTGGCAAGGATGAGAGTGGAAGACGCATGGAG ATTATTGAACTACCCAGTCATAAATTTTTCATTGGAGTACAGTTCCATCCTGAATTCAAGTCAAGACCAGGGAAGCCATCTCCACTTTTCTTAG GATTAATAGCAGCAGCATCTGGACAACTAGAAACTTTGCTCCAACCAAGTTCCAACATTGTCAATCCAAATCCTATGCCCAGATTTCCCATTCCCAAAAAGACGATTTACCATGCCAAGAAGCCACTGGACAGCTTGGTAAACGGATACTTTGCAAATGGCAACGTCATCCACACTTGA
- the LOC4324172 gene encoding uncharacterized protein isoform X1, giving the protein MKYVLVTGGVVSGLGKGVTASSIGVVLKACGLRVTTIKIDPYLNTDAGTMSPFEHGEVFVLDDGGEVDLDLGNYERFLDIKLTRDNNITTGKIYQSVINKERRGDYLGKTIQVCDQYVVGSFNVRNIYVYYLICPYFPFQVVPHITDEIQDWIERVAMNPVDGKEGPPDVCVIELGGTIGDIESMPFIEALGQFSYRVGPGNFCLVHVSLVPVLNVVGEQKTKPTQHSVRGLRGLGLAPDILACRSTEPLEENVKAKLSQFCHVPVSSIINLHDVTNIWHIPLLLRDQRAHEAILKVLDLQFVGKVPREPKLVEWTERASKFDKLKATVKIAMVGKYTGLSDSYLSVLKALLHASVAMGRKLVVEWVPSCDLEDSAAKETPEAHKKAWKLLKGAEGILVPGGFGDRGVQGKILAAKYARENNVPYLGICLGMQIAVIDFACSIMKLPGANSTEFDPDTMSPCVIFMPEGSKTHMGATMRLGSRRTYFHATACKSAKLYGNARFVDERHRHRYEVNPEMVPEFEKAGLSFVGKDESGRRMEIIELPSHKFFIGVQFHPEFKSRPGKPSPLFLGLIAAASGQLETLLQPSSNIVNPNPMPRFPIPKKTIYHAKKPLDSLVNGYFANGNVIHT; this is encoded by the exons ATGAAGTACGTGCTGGTGACAGGAGGGGTGGTGAGCGGCCTCGGCAAGGGCGTGACCGCGAGCAGCATCGGCGTCGTGCTCAAGGCCTGCGGGCTCCGCGTCACCACCATCAAGATTG ACCCATACCTCAACACTGATGCTGGAACCATGTCTCCGTTCGAGCATGGTGAGGTCTTCGTTTTGGACGATGGTGGAGAG GTGGACTTGGACCTTGGAAATTACGAACGTTTTCTGGACATCAAATTGACCCGTGATAACAACATAACCACGGGAAAAATATATCAG TCAGTCATTAACAAAGAAAGGAGAGGAGACTACTTGGGGAAAACCATTCAGGTGTGTGACCAGTATGTGGTGGGAAGCTTTAATGTGAGAAATATCTATGTTTATTACTTAATTTGTCCATATTTTCCTTTTCAGGTTGTGCCACATATTACAGATGAAATTCAAGATTGGATTGAACGTGTAGCGATGAATCCGGTCGATGGTAAAGAAGGACCTCCTGATGTTTGTGTCATAGAACTTGGTGGCACCATAg GGGATATTGAATCAATGCCCTTTATTGAAGCATTAGGTCAATTTTCCTACCGTGTTG GACCTGGAAACTTCTGTCTGGTCCATGTCAGTCTTGTTCCAGTTTTAAATGTAGTTGGTGAACAG AAAACTAAACCTACCCAGCATAGTGTTCGTGGGCTAAGAGGCCTTGGATTGGCACCTGACATTTTAGCATGTCGCAGTACCGAG CCACTGGAAGAAAACGTGAAAGCAAAGCTCTCACAATTTTGTCACGTTCCA GTCTCAAGTATTATTAATCTCCATGACGTTACAAACATTTGGCACATCCCCTTGTTGCTAAGG GACCAAAGGGCCCATGAAGCTATTCTGAAAGTTCTAGACCTTCAATT TGTCGGTAAAGTACCACGAGAACCCAAGTTGGTTGAATGGACCGAAAGAGCCAGCAAGTTTGACAAGTTGAAGGCTacg GTTAAGATTGCGATGGTTGGAAAATATACTGGGCTGTCCGATTCCTACCTGTCTGTTCTAAAG GCACTTTTGCATGCATCGGTTGCTATGGGAAGAAAGCTTGTAGTGGAGTGGGTTCCTTCCTGTGATCTTGAAGATTCTGCAGCCAAAGAG ACCCCTGAAGCCCATAAAAAAGCATGGAAGCTACTCAAG GGTGCAGAGGGTATACTTGTCCCTGGAGGCTTTGGAGATAGAGGTGTTCAGGGAAAAATTCTTGCTGCAAAATATGCACGAGAAAATAATGTTCCTTATCTCGGCATTTGCTTGGGTATGCAAATTGCAGTGATTGATTTTGCCTGTTCTATCATGAAATTACCGGGTGCAAATAGCACAGAGTTTGACCCAGATACAATGTCACCCTGCGTCATTTTCATGCCAGAG GGTTCCAAAACCCATATGGGGGCAACTATGCGGCTTGGATCAAGGAGAACATATTTCCATGCCACTGCATGCAAATCTGCAAAGCT GTATGGTAATGCTAGATTCGTAGACGAAAGACATCGACACAGATATGAG GTAAATCCTGAAATGGTACCAGAGTTTGAGAAGGCCGGACTTTCATTTGTTGGCAAGGATGAGAGTGGAAGACGCATGGAG ATTATTGAACTACCCAGTCATAAATTTTTCATTGGAGTACAGTTCCATCCTGAATTCAAGTCAAGACCAGGGAAGCCATCTCCACTTTTCTTAG GATTAATAGCAGCAGCATCTGGACAACTAGAAACTTTGCTCCAACCAAGTTCCAACATTGTCAATCCAAATCCTATGCCCAGATTTCCCATTCCCAAAAAGACGATTTACCATGCCAAGAAGCCACTGGACAGCTTGGTAAACGGATACTTTGCAAATGGCAACGTCATCCACACTTGA
- the LOC4324173 gene encoding membrane-bound transcription factor site-2 protease homolog isoform X2 encodes MIGGVGRSRRRGRAPPVLPSSAAARRAEHSVSCWYCDCKIYSFNDIIFNLGWRYARYMRAWFSAGVYFSVVALVGISVMLLWDSIGAVYFSGRSFSTWLQNLLASSFGISIMDIAAIIASTVFSIAFHEFGHAVAAASEGIQIEYVAVFVAALFPGALIALNCDQLQNLPLFSMLRIYCAGIWHNVMLCGVCVIMALLLPVVLYPLFVTGGLMITGVPEASPLSGYLSAHNFILSVDGLNITRADEWMKMLTQDNVVQISSRDLLEGSEGYRATGSRKGYCVPNSWMDASKNLWQINDKLSCPDDLVAFQRMSEKGIGKKEVEDKYCLIAKDVVKLKKCGNGWRGAEDGRSNFACLEDEYCLVPVLGPGISWIEISYARPYSLECLQKERNSSLLHDGNNNPGLGPCQGTFVYAGDLLSAAHSIKLSSYRPRWPLLLFIADVPRILQDGLSCLFRVSAALAVVNCLPVYFLDGEAILETMLSYFSWFTRRQQRNILKVCRFLWTILSIVLFSRTLYSMTLYYGFV; translated from the exons atgatcggcggcgtcggccgcaGCAGGCGGCGTGGCCGTGCGCCGCCAGTTCTGCcctcgagcgccgccgcccgccgcgccgagcaCTCCGTCTCTTGCTG GTACTGTGACTGCAAAATATATTCCTTCAATGACATCATATttaatttgggatggagataTGCTAG ATACATGAGAGCATGGTTTTCTGCAGGGGTTTATTTCTCTGTTGTTGCTTTAGTTGGAATATCAGTG ATGCTATTGTGGGACTCAATTGGTGCAGTTTATTTCAGTGGTCGGTCATTTAGTACCTGGCTACAAAATCTACTG GCTTCCAGCTTTGGCATATCAATAATGGACATCGCAGCAATCATAGCATCAACAGTTTTTTCTATTGCTTTTCACGAATTTGGACATGCTGTTGCAGCTGCAAG CGAGGGCATACAGATTGAGTATGTTGCGGTATTCGTAGCTGCACTTTTTCCTGGGGCATTAATTGCTCTGAACTGTGACCAGCTGCAAAATTTACCTCTTTTTTCTATGCTTCGGATTTATTGTGCAGGGATTTGGCATAATGTTATG TTATGTGGAGTATGTGTCATCATGGCATTATTACTACCTGTGGTGCTGTATCCTCTCTTTGTGACTGGTGGTCTTATG ATTACAGGAGTCCCAGAAGCATCTCCTCTGTCAGGATACTTGTCTGCTCACAATTTTATCCTTTCTGTGGATGGATTGAACATAACAAGAGCTGATGAATGGATGAAAATGCTTACTCAGGACAATGTAGTACAAATAAGCAGCCGTGATCTCCTTGAAGGCTCTGAAGGCTATCGTGCCACTGGTTCTAGAAAGGGTTACTGTGTTCCCAACTCATGGATGGATGCAAGCAAGAATCTTTGGCAGATAAATGACAAGCTATCTTGCCCAGATGATCTGGTAGCCTTTCAAAGAATGAGTGAGAAAGGTATTGGCAAGAAGGAAGTTGAAGACAAATATTGTTTGATTGCAAAAGATGTTGTCAAGCTTAAAAAATGTGGAAATGGATGGCGGGGGGCCGAAGATGGCAGAAGCAACTTTGCATGTTTGGAG GATGAGTACTGTTTGGTGCCTGTTCTAGGCCCTGGGATTTCATGGATAGAGATCTCTTATGCCAGACCTTATTCTTTGGAGTGCTTACAGAAAGAAAGGAACTCATCATTGCTGCATGATGGAAATAATAACCCTGGATTGGGTCCTTGCCAGGGAACTTTTGTTTATGCGGGTGATCTGTTATCAGCAGCACATTCTATTAAGTTATCCTCTTACCGACCTCGATGGCCTCTCTTGCTTTTCATTGCAGATGTTCCTCGTATCTTGCAAGATGGTTTAAGTTGTTTATTTCGTGTGTCTGCAGCATTGGCTGTAGTCAATTGCTTACCA GTGTACTTTCTTGACGGGGAAGCGATTTTGGAGACTATGTTAAGCTACTTTTCTTGGTTTACTCGGAGACAGCAGCGCAATATTCTTAAGGTTTGCCGCTTTTTGTGGACGATCTTGTCCATTGTTTTGTTCTCAAGAACCCTGTATTCCATGACACTATATTATGGCTTTGTATAA
- the LOC4324173 gene encoding membrane-bound transcription factor site-2 protease homolog isoform X1 — MIGGVGRSRRRGRAPPVLPSSAAARRAEHSVSCWYCDCKIYSFNDIIFNLGWRYARYMRAWFSAGVYFSVVALVGISVMLLWDSIGAVYFSGRSFSTWLQNLLHALNLLQASSFGISIMDIAAIIASTVFSIAFHEFGHAVAAASEGIQIEYVAVFVAALFPGALIALNCDQLQNLPLFSMLRIYCAGIWHNVMLCGVCVIMALLLPVVLYPLFVTGGLMITGVPEASPLSGYLSAHNFILSVDGLNITRADEWMKMLTQDNVVQISSRDLLEGSEGYRATGSRKGYCVPNSWMDASKNLWQINDKLSCPDDLVAFQRMSEKGIGKKEVEDKYCLIAKDVVKLKKCGNGWRGAEDGRSNFACLEDEYCLVPVLGPGISWIEISYARPYSLECLQKERNSSLLHDGNNNPGLGPCQGTFVYAGDLLSAAHSIKLSSYRPRWPLLLFIADVPRILQDGLSCLFRVSAALAVVNCLPVYFLDGEAILETMLSYFSWFTRRQQRNILKVCRFLWTILSIVLFSRTLYSMTLYYGFV; from the exons atgatcggcggcgtcggccgcaGCAGGCGGCGTGGCCGTGCGCCGCCAGTTCTGCcctcgagcgccgccgcccgccgcgccgagcaCTCCGTCTCTTGCTG GTACTGTGACTGCAAAATATATTCCTTCAATGACATCATATttaatttgggatggagataTGCTAG ATACATGAGAGCATGGTTTTCTGCAGGGGTTTATTTCTCTGTTGTTGCTTTAGTTGGAATATCAGTG ATGCTATTGTGGGACTCAATTGGTGCAGTTTATTTCAGTGGTCGGTCATTTAGTACCTGGCTACAAAATCTACTG CATGCCCTTAATCTATTGCAGGCTTCCAGCTTTGGCATATCAATAATGGACATCGCAGCAATCATAGCATCAACAGTTTTTTCTATTGCTTTTCACGAATTTGGACATGCTGTTGCAGCTGCAAG CGAGGGCATACAGATTGAGTATGTTGCGGTATTCGTAGCTGCACTTTTTCCTGGGGCATTAATTGCTCTGAACTGTGACCAGCTGCAAAATTTACCTCTTTTTTCTATGCTTCGGATTTATTGTGCAGGGATTTGGCATAATGTTATG TTATGTGGAGTATGTGTCATCATGGCATTATTACTACCTGTGGTGCTGTATCCTCTCTTTGTGACTGGTGGTCTTATG ATTACAGGAGTCCCAGAAGCATCTCCTCTGTCAGGATACTTGTCTGCTCACAATTTTATCCTTTCTGTGGATGGATTGAACATAACAAGAGCTGATGAATGGATGAAAATGCTTACTCAGGACAATGTAGTACAAATAAGCAGCCGTGATCTCCTTGAAGGCTCTGAAGGCTATCGTGCCACTGGTTCTAGAAAGGGTTACTGTGTTCCCAACTCATGGATGGATGCAAGCAAGAATCTTTGGCAGATAAATGACAAGCTATCTTGCCCAGATGATCTGGTAGCCTTTCAAAGAATGAGTGAGAAAGGTATTGGCAAGAAGGAAGTTGAAGACAAATATTGTTTGATTGCAAAAGATGTTGTCAAGCTTAAAAAATGTGGAAATGGATGGCGGGGGGCCGAAGATGGCAGAAGCAACTTTGCATGTTTGGAG GATGAGTACTGTTTGGTGCCTGTTCTAGGCCCTGGGATTTCATGGATAGAGATCTCTTATGCCAGACCTTATTCTTTGGAGTGCTTACAGAAAGAAAGGAACTCATCATTGCTGCATGATGGAAATAATAACCCTGGATTGGGTCCTTGCCAGGGAACTTTTGTTTATGCGGGTGATCTGTTATCAGCAGCACATTCTATTAAGTTATCCTCTTACCGACCTCGATGGCCTCTCTTGCTTTTCATTGCAGATGTTCCTCGTATCTTGCAAGATGGTTTAAGTTGTTTATTTCGTGTGTCTGCAGCATTGGCTGTAGTCAATTGCTTACCA GTGTACTTTCTTGACGGGGAAGCGATTTTGGAGACTATGTTAAGCTACTTTTCTTGGTTTACTCGGAGACAGCAGCGCAATATTCTTAAGGTTTGCCGCTTTTTGTGGACGATCTTGTCCATTGTTTTGTTCTCAAGAACCCTGTATTCCATGACACTATATTATGGCTTTGTATAA
- the LOC4324173 gene encoding membrane-bound transcription factor site-2 protease homolog isoform X4 — translation MLLWDSIGAVYFSGRSFSTWLQNLLASSFGISIMDIAAIIASTVFSIAFHEFGHAVAAASEGIQIEYVAVFVAALFPGALIALNCDQLQNLPLFSMLRIYCAGIWHNVMLCGVCVIMALLLPVVLYPLFVTGGLMITGVPEASPLSGYLSAHNFILSVDGLNITRADEWMKMLTQDNVVQISSRDLLEGSEGYRATGSRKGYCVPNSWMDASKNLWQINDKLSCPDDLVAFQRMSEKGIGKKEVEDKYCLIAKDVVKLKKCGNGWRGAEDGRSNFACLEDEYCLVPVLGPGISWIEISYARPYSLECLQKERNSSLLHDGNNNPGLGPCQGTFVYAGDLLSAAHSIKLSSYRPRWPLLLFIADVPRILQDGLSCLFRVSAALAVVNCLPVYFLDGEAILETMLSYFSWFTRRQQRNILKVCRFLWTILSIVLFSRTLYSMTLYYGFV, via the exons ATGCTATTGTGGGACTCAATTGGTGCAGTTTATTTCAGTGGTCGGTCATTTAGTACCTGGCTACAAAATCTACTG GCTTCCAGCTTTGGCATATCAATAATGGACATCGCAGCAATCATAGCATCAACAGTTTTTTCTATTGCTTTTCACGAATTTGGACATGCTGTTGCAGCTGCAAG CGAGGGCATACAGATTGAGTATGTTGCGGTATTCGTAGCTGCACTTTTTCCTGGGGCATTAATTGCTCTGAACTGTGACCAGCTGCAAAATTTACCTCTTTTTTCTATGCTTCGGATTTATTGTGCAGGGATTTGGCATAATGTTATG TTATGTGGAGTATGTGTCATCATGGCATTATTACTACCTGTGGTGCTGTATCCTCTCTTTGTGACTGGTGGTCTTATG ATTACAGGAGTCCCAGAAGCATCTCCTCTGTCAGGATACTTGTCTGCTCACAATTTTATCCTTTCTGTGGATGGATTGAACATAACAAGAGCTGATGAATGGATGAAAATGCTTACTCAGGACAATGTAGTACAAATAAGCAGCCGTGATCTCCTTGAAGGCTCTGAAGGCTATCGTGCCACTGGTTCTAGAAAGGGTTACTGTGTTCCCAACTCATGGATGGATGCAAGCAAGAATCTTTGGCAGATAAATGACAAGCTATCTTGCCCAGATGATCTGGTAGCCTTTCAAAGAATGAGTGAGAAAGGTATTGGCAAGAAGGAAGTTGAAGACAAATATTGTTTGATTGCAAAAGATGTTGTCAAGCTTAAAAAATGTGGAAATGGATGGCGGGGGGCCGAAGATGGCAGAAGCAACTTTGCATGTTTGGAG GATGAGTACTGTTTGGTGCCTGTTCTAGGCCCTGGGATTTCATGGATAGAGATCTCTTATGCCAGACCTTATTCTTTGGAGTGCTTACAGAAAGAAAGGAACTCATCATTGCTGCATGATGGAAATAATAACCCTGGATTGGGTCCTTGCCAGGGAACTTTTGTTTATGCGGGTGATCTGTTATCAGCAGCACATTCTATTAAGTTATCCTCTTACCGACCTCGATGGCCTCTCTTGCTTTTCATTGCAGATGTTCCTCGTATCTTGCAAGATGGTTTAAGTTGTTTATTTCGTGTGTCTGCAGCATTGGCTGTAGTCAATTGCTTACCA GTGTACTTTCTTGACGGGGAAGCGATTTTGGAGACTATGTTAAGCTACTTTTCTTGGTTTACTCGGAGACAGCAGCGCAATATTCTTAAGGTTTGCCGCTTTTTGTGGACGATCTTGTCCATTGTTTTGTTCTCAAGAACCCTGTATTCCATGACACTATATTATGGCTTTGTATAA
- the LOC4324173 gene encoding membrane-bound transcription factor site-2 protease homolog isoform X3 — MLLWDSIGAVYFSGRSFSTWLQNLLHALNLLQASSFGISIMDIAAIIASTVFSIAFHEFGHAVAAASEGIQIEYVAVFVAALFPGALIALNCDQLQNLPLFSMLRIYCAGIWHNVMLCGVCVIMALLLPVVLYPLFVTGGLMITGVPEASPLSGYLSAHNFILSVDGLNITRADEWMKMLTQDNVVQISSRDLLEGSEGYRATGSRKGYCVPNSWMDASKNLWQINDKLSCPDDLVAFQRMSEKGIGKKEVEDKYCLIAKDVVKLKKCGNGWRGAEDGRSNFACLEDEYCLVPVLGPGISWIEISYARPYSLECLQKERNSSLLHDGNNNPGLGPCQGTFVYAGDLLSAAHSIKLSSYRPRWPLLLFIADVPRILQDGLSCLFRVSAALAVVNCLPVYFLDGEAILETMLSYFSWFTRRQQRNILKVCRFLWTILSIVLFSRTLYSMTLYYGFV; from the exons ATGCTATTGTGGGACTCAATTGGTGCAGTTTATTTCAGTGGTCGGTCATTTAGTACCTGGCTACAAAATCTACTG CATGCCCTTAATCTATTGCAGGCTTCCAGCTTTGGCATATCAATAATGGACATCGCAGCAATCATAGCATCAACAGTTTTTTCTATTGCTTTTCACGAATTTGGACATGCTGTTGCAGCTGCAAG CGAGGGCATACAGATTGAGTATGTTGCGGTATTCGTAGCTGCACTTTTTCCTGGGGCATTAATTGCTCTGAACTGTGACCAGCTGCAAAATTTACCTCTTTTTTCTATGCTTCGGATTTATTGTGCAGGGATTTGGCATAATGTTATG TTATGTGGAGTATGTGTCATCATGGCATTATTACTACCTGTGGTGCTGTATCCTCTCTTTGTGACTGGTGGTCTTATG ATTACAGGAGTCCCAGAAGCATCTCCTCTGTCAGGATACTTGTCTGCTCACAATTTTATCCTTTCTGTGGATGGATTGAACATAACAAGAGCTGATGAATGGATGAAAATGCTTACTCAGGACAATGTAGTACAAATAAGCAGCCGTGATCTCCTTGAAGGCTCTGAAGGCTATCGTGCCACTGGTTCTAGAAAGGGTTACTGTGTTCCCAACTCATGGATGGATGCAAGCAAGAATCTTTGGCAGATAAATGACAAGCTATCTTGCCCAGATGATCTGGTAGCCTTTCAAAGAATGAGTGAGAAAGGTATTGGCAAGAAGGAAGTTGAAGACAAATATTGTTTGATTGCAAAAGATGTTGTCAAGCTTAAAAAATGTGGAAATGGATGGCGGGGGGCCGAAGATGGCAGAAGCAACTTTGCATGTTTGGAG GATGAGTACTGTTTGGTGCCTGTTCTAGGCCCTGGGATTTCATGGATAGAGATCTCTTATGCCAGACCTTATTCTTTGGAGTGCTTACAGAAAGAAAGGAACTCATCATTGCTGCATGATGGAAATAATAACCCTGGATTGGGTCCTTGCCAGGGAACTTTTGTTTATGCGGGTGATCTGTTATCAGCAGCACATTCTATTAAGTTATCCTCTTACCGACCTCGATGGCCTCTCTTGCTTTTCATTGCAGATGTTCCTCGTATCTTGCAAGATGGTTTAAGTTGTTTATTTCGTGTGTCTGCAGCATTGGCTGTAGTCAATTGCTTACCA GTGTACTTTCTTGACGGGGAAGCGATTTTGGAGACTATGTTAAGCTACTTTTCTTGGTTTACTCGGAGACAGCAGCGCAATATTCTTAAGGTTTGCCGCTTTTTGTGGACGATCTTGTCCATTGTTTTGTTCTCAAGAACCCTGTATTCCATGACACTATATTATGGCTTTGTATAA